Below is a genomic region from Brassica rapa cultivar Chiifu-401-42 chromosome A08, CAAS_Brap_v3.01, whole genome shotgun sequence.
aaatttgatttgatttgattcacataagagaaagaagagaggaaATAATAATTTGAACTGTGGTTTTATGGTGTTCATCAAAAATAATTATGGGAATGTATCCTTTGTATAGCAGATTTGTCTTTTGATTCTTTGGCactctcatccaagtttacatGCTTTGGGGCACACCATTTGGTGGCTTTTATGTCAATAATAGTTATGATTATTACCAGTTTCACATCCTAAATCCTCCCCCACCCACTGTTTCAAAGCACTCCAATCTTTACTTCTTCAagtttaatattacttattttaatatTCACTTTACACACTCACTCATCTCTGCTTTCTCCTTTTTCTACCCAAAAAATATCTTTGACAAAATACTCATTTTTGTATCTGTGAGTAAATCTCAACCCTCGAGAATCACTTGGTATATGTGTATCAATCAAGTACCCAAAGTGCCAATTCCCATTACTGTTCGCTCTCTAAATCCTTGACTTTCCAAAGGAAAAGTTGAACCCACTAGAAATGTTTTGTTGAAATATCAAAAATGAGTCTTAAGACATTTCATCTAATACATAGCTAAAAAATGTTCAACTATCAATTTTTAAGAAAGGAAGAGAGACACCATCCTTTTGCCCTCGACTTTAATTTGTGTATTTGCCTCGTTGGCCTTCTATATTCATCTCATAAAACAAATTTCATAGGCTTTGCcagatcaagaaaaaaaaacatagggctttgataaaataattcaataataCAAGTAAAAAAATGTGAagtgaaaataataatataatactaTAGACAAGGAGAGAAGTCACaatcaaaaccaaataaaattacAGAGAATCTACTAAATGCTTTTAGAGGCTCTCACCAGAATTCCATGCTTTGCCTCCCAAGTAGGACACAGACTTTCTCAGCTGATTTACCAAATAAACATTTCCATTTACCAAATGCACAATGataataataacataaaaatatatgttacaaATAATCAACTTTTTTACTCCTTATTCCTTTTGTCACtgtgtcttttttttctctttttcagaATGTAATGATTTTCCCCAAGGTAAAAAGCAATGATTGAGGTCAGAACTCAGAAGCAAGTATTTTTTCCTCTGGTTACAAAAATTATTTGTGTTCCCCAACACATTCACAATCCTGAAATTATATTATTCCCTTTTCTAAAAAAGAATTTAAACTGCATCGCAGCTAATTTCTCCAAAACTTGTTTTTTCTCCTGTTATATTATTACCACTTGAAAAGAACATAAACGGATACACTAATACCCCCAACACACCCCCAATGTCTATGTACACAACAAGCCTTGAAGAATTACAACCATAGCAATACAGGgaagtttgtttgtttgttcccCTACAAATGTTGATCTAAGTTTAGCAAACTTAGGGAATGTAAATAGTTGAAACTATATAACAGAGAAATGGGTGCGTGGATTTAGATTACCATggctataaaaaaaaatgagctATCAAATTCTTAAGGCTGACTCAAATCTCAAATGCAGGCATTGCAAACTTAGAAGCAAAACCCTCCACTTGGTTCCTAAGATCTGCAATGTCTTTACAGTGATAAATGCTTTTGAGCGGCTCCTTCTGCAACTTCCCATGCTCCCTTAGTGCAGCACTAGCTATCTGAGCAGCTCTATACAGAAACTCAGCCATTGTCTCAAAATCTTGTTCTAGACAACCTCTTGAGGTCATAGCCGGACTACCTAAAACAGAGATATACATGAGCACATGTCAAGAATCAGAGAGCAAGAAAAAGGCACAAATCTATTCTAACTCCAGAATCCATAATGTTGAGGCTTCATATTGATTTGCTTTTACCTATTCTCACTCCTCCAGGAGAAATAACACCATTTTCACTGAAAATGGCGACTTTGTTGACCGTGATATGACACATCTCGCATACTTTCTCATACACCTTGCCTGGAAAACATAAGTCCAAGGACTTAACATGTATAGACTAAATCAACTTATTTCATTATCTGctaataataaagaataactaATCACATACCTGTCAAGCCCAAAGGAGTCAGGTCCCAAAGAAGCAAATGATTATCAGTGCCACCTGTTACCAACTTGCACTTTCTGCTTATCAAAGCAGACGCTAAAGCCTTAGCGTTTTTCTTGACCTGTCTCATGTAAACTTTGTACTCCGGCGAAGCGGCCTGCTTGAGAGCAATAGCTAGAGCAGCTATATGGTTATTGTGAGGCCCTCCTTGCAGCGATGGGAAGACAGAAAAGTTTATTCTCTCTTCAAAATCATACTGGACATTACTCTCACAATGATTAAGATTAATGCTTTGCTTCTTATTAGCCTTAAACCCTCtcctataaaatataatacctCCCCTAGGTCCACGGAGAGACTTATGCGTTGTCGATGTAACAACATCGCAATACTCAAACGGATTCGGAGCTTCCTTGGCAGCCACAAGACCGCTGATTTGCGCCATGTCAAACATCAAAACAGCTCCACATTTGTCTGCAATAAACCTAAACCTAGGAAACTCCCAGTCTCTGGGATATGAACTACCTCCGCATATAAGTATCTTGGGACGATAGTCAAGCGCCTTCTCCTCAAGCTTCTCGTAGTCAATGTACCCTGTACGAGGGTCCACCTTATAGGGGAAGCTCTCAAAGAAGATAGACGCGCCAGAGACTTTCTTCCCACCAGGGGTGTAGTAACCATGACTCAT
It encodes:
- the LOC103835714 gene encoding serine hydroxymethyltransferase 6; this encodes MDRAQSDLSLGFGSSHALPLPPPRNPIADDSITLQLLEQRFDAPRSRTRAVVDKDENFEDEDDDGDDQREDFILLGQPMKLKRSRPSSSTSSPTPCKRLAIDSSLETRRALVKAWGNEPLSEADPDLHELMEKEKQRQFRGIELIASENFVCRAVMEALGSHLTNKYSEGMPGARYYTGNNYIDQIETLCQERALQAFGLHHEQWGVNVQPYSCTSANFAVFAGLLTPGERIMGLDSPSGGHMSHGYYTPGGKKVSGASIFFESFPYKVDPRTGYIDYEKLEEKALDYRPKILICGGSSYPRDWEFPRFRFIADKCGAVLMFDMAQISGLVAAKEAPNPFEYCDVVTSTTHKSLRGPRGGIIFYRRGFKANKKQSINLNHCESNVQYDFEERINFSVFPSLQGGPHNNHIAALAIALKQAASPEYKVYMRQVKKNAKALASALISRKCKLVTGGTDNHLLLWDLTPLGLTGKVYEKVCEMCHITVNKVAIFSENGVISPGGVRIGSPAMTSRGCLEQDFETMAEFLYRAAQIASAALREHGKLQKEPLKSIYHCKDIADLRNQVEGFASKFAMPAFEI